In Bombus affinis isolate iyBomAffi1 chromosome 8, iyBomAffi1.2, whole genome shotgun sequence, the following proteins share a genomic window:
- the LOC126919595 gene encoding ejaculatory bulb-specific protein 3-like isoform X1, whose product MKIYLLLFTLVAVVCVTAEDYTTKYDNVDVDRILQNGRILTNYIKCMLDEGPCTNEGRELKKILPDALSTGCSKCNEKQKHTANKVVNYLRTKRPKDWERLSAKYDSSGEYKKRYENVLQPTKNS is encoded by the exons ATGAAGATTTATCTCTTATTATTTACCTTGGTCGCAGTCGTTTGTGTAACAGCGGAAGATTATACCACAAAATATGACAATGTAGACGTCGACAGGATCCTGCAAAATGGTCGTATTCTCACCAATTACATTAAGTGCATGCTGGACGAAGGACCATGTACCAACGAAGGCAGAGAATTAAAAA AAATTTTACCCGACGCTTTATCTACAGGTTGTAGTAAATGCAATGAAAAACAAAAACATACAGCGAACAAAGTAGTAAATTATTTGAGAACTAAAAGACCGAAGGATTGGGAACGACTTTCCGCAAAATATGATTCAAGTGGCGAATATAAGAAGCGTTACGAAAATGTATTACAACCTACCAAAAACAGTTGA
- the LOC126919595 gene encoding ejaculatory bulb-specific protein 3-like isoform X2, which translates to MILERFYNFELVCVTAEDYTTKYDNVDVDRILQNGRILTNYIKCMLDEGPCTNEGRELKKILPDALSTGCSKCNEKQKHTANKVVNYLRTKRPKDWERLSAKYDSSGEYKKRYENVLQPTKNS; encoded by the exons TCGTTTGTGTAACAGCGGAAGATTATACCACAAAATATGACAATGTAGACGTCGACAGGATCCTGCAAAATGGTCGTATTCTCACCAATTACATTAAGTGCATGCTGGACGAAGGACCATGTACCAACGAAGGCAGAGAATTAAAAA AAATTTTACCCGACGCTTTATCTACAGGTTGTAGTAAATGCAATGAAAAACAAAAACATACAGCGAACAAAGTAGTAAATTATTTGAGAACTAAAAGACCGAAGGATTGGGAACGACTTTCCGCAAAATATGATTCAAGTGGCGAATATAAGAAGCGTTACGAAAATGTATTACAACCTACCAAAAACAGTTGA
- the LOC126919595 gene encoding ejaculatory bulb-specific protein 3-like isoform X3 translates to MRTEETAQVVCVTAEDYTTKYDNVDVDRILQNGRILTNYIKCMLDEGPCTNEGRELKKILPDALSTGCSKCNEKQKHTANKVVNYLRTKRPKDWERLSAKYDSSGEYKKRYENVLQPTKNS, encoded by the exons TCGTTTGTGTAACAGCGGAAGATTATACCACAAAATATGACAATGTAGACGTCGACAGGATCCTGCAAAATGGTCGTATTCTCACCAATTACATTAAGTGCATGCTGGACGAAGGACCATGTACCAACGAAGGCAGAGAATTAAAAA AAATTTTACCCGACGCTTTATCTACAGGTTGTAGTAAATGCAATGAAAAACAAAAACATACAGCGAACAAAGTAGTAAATTATTTGAGAACTAAAAGACCGAAGGATTGGGAACGACTTTCCGCAAAATATGATTCAAGTGGCGAATATAAGAAGCGTTACGAAAATGTATTACAACCTACCAAAAACAGTTGA
- the LOC126919583 gene encoding cyclin-dependent kinase 10 isoform X1 has translation MTKDEILEKKSVENNDTDKKTASESGPDPSAPITRRGVLTSFLTGKPMEIPEQDILGKCRFVSEFEKLNRIGEGTYGIVYRARDTKNDKVVALKKVRMEHEKDGLPVSGLREISVLLSCRHENIVHLREVVVGRSLESIFLAMEYCEQDLASLLDNMQAPFSESQVKCIVLQVLKGLRYLHHNFIVHRDLKVSNLLMTDKGCVKIADFGLARWFGLPLKPMTPRVVTLWYRAPELLLQAKTQTTSVDMWAAGCILGELLGHRPLLPGRSEIAQLELIVDLLGTPSEAIWPEFNTLPALQNFTLKQQPYNNLKQRFPWLSAAGLRLLNFLFMYDPKKRATAEECLQSSYFKEAPLPCDPKLMPTFPQHRNMKKTAPPKEAREPETNVTDQTNNLPAISDLLGSLVKKRRVE, from the exons ATGACAAAAg acGAAATATTGGAGAAAAAATCAGTTGAAAATAATGATACTGATAAAAAGACTGCATCTGAATCTGGTCCTGATCCATCAGCACCAATAACTAGAAGGGGAGTATTGACATCATTCTTGACTGGCAAGCCAATGGAGATACCAGAACAAGATATT TTAGGTAAATGCAGATTTGTGTctgaatttgaaaaattaaatcgTATCGGTGAAGGCACCTATGGAATTGTTTATAGAGCAAGGGATACAAAAAATGATAAAGTTGTAGCGTTGAAAAAGGTACGAATGGAACATGAAAAAGATGGCCTTCCAGTCAGTGGTTTAAGAGAAATATCTGTTCTTTTATCCTGTCGTCATGAAAATATTGTACATTTAAGAGAAGTAGTAGTAGGGAGAAGTTTAGAAAGCATATTTCTTGCTATGGAATATTGTGAACAAGACTTGGCAAGTCTACTGGACAATATGCAAGCTCCATTTTCAGAAAGTCAAGTCAAATGTATTGTTTTACAAGTATTAAAGGGTTTGCGTTATCTGCATCATAATTTTATTGTACATAGAGATTTGAAAGTTTCAAATCTCCTTATGACAGACAAAGGATGTGTAAAAATTGCTGATTTTGGATTAGCTAGGTGGTTTGGTTTACCTTTAAAACCAATGACCCCTAGGGTAGTAACATTATGGTATAGAGCACCAGAGTTGTTATTACAAGCTAAAACTCAAACAACTTCTGTCGATATGTGGGCTGCAGGTTGTATTTTGG GGGAACTACTTGGACATCGGCCTTTATTGCCTGGACGATCAGAAATCGCACAATTAGAATTAATTGTTGACTTGCTAGGCACACCAAGCGAAGCAATTTGGCCTGAGTTTAATACACTTCCAGCGCTACAGAACTTTACATTAAAACAGCAACCATATAATAATTTGAAACAAAGGTTTCCATGGTTAAGTGCCGCTGGTTTgagattattaaatttcttattcaTGTATGATCCAAAAAAGAGAGCCACTGCAGAAGAATGTTTACAAAGTAGCTACTTCAAAGAAGCTCCCTTAC CATGTGACCCCAAACTTATGCCCACTTTTCCACAAcatagaaatatgaaaaaaactGCTCCACCAAAAGAGGCTAGAGAACCAGAGACAAATGTTACAGATCAAACAAATAATTTACCTGCAATTTCAGATCTT cTTGGTTCACTTGTCAAGAAGAGGCGAGTTGAATGA
- the LOC126919583 gene encoding cyclin-dependent kinase 10 isoform X2, producing MTKDEILEKKSVENNDTDKKTASESGPDPSAPITRRGVLTSFLTGKPMEIPEQDILGKCRFVSEFEKLNRIGEGTYGIVYRARDTKNDKVVALKKVRMEHEKDGLPVSGLREISVLLSCRHENIVHLREVVVGRSLESIFLAMEYCEQDLASLLDNMQAPFSESQVKCIVLQVLKGLRYLHHNFIVHRDLKVSNLLMTDKGCVKIADFGLARWFGLPLKPMTPRVVTLWYRAPELLLQAKTQTTSVDMWAAGCILGELLGHRPLLPGRSEIAQLELIVDLLGTPSEAIWPEFNTLPALQNFTLKQQPYNNLKQRFPWLSAAGLRLLNFLFMYDPKKRATAEECLQSSYFKEAPLLNNNIHVN from the exons ATGACAAAAg acGAAATATTGGAGAAAAAATCAGTTGAAAATAATGATACTGATAAAAAGACTGCATCTGAATCTGGTCCTGATCCATCAGCACCAATAACTAGAAGGGGAGTATTGACATCATTCTTGACTGGCAAGCCAATGGAGATACCAGAACAAGATATT TTAGGTAAATGCAGATTTGTGTctgaatttgaaaaattaaatcgTATCGGTGAAGGCACCTATGGAATTGTTTATAGAGCAAGGGATACAAAAAATGATAAAGTTGTAGCGTTGAAAAAGGTACGAATGGAACATGAAAAAGATGGCCTTCCAGTCAGTGGTTTAAGAGAAATATCTGTTCTTTTATCCTGTCGTCATGAAAATATTGTACATTTAAGAGAAGTAGTAGTAGGGAGAAGTTTAGAAAGCATATTTCTTGCTATGGAATATTGTGAACAAGACTTGGCAAGTCTACTGGACAATATGCAAGCTCCATTTTCAGAAAGTCAAGTCAAATGTATTGTTTTACAAGTATTAAAGGGTTTGCGTTATCTGCATCATAATTTTATTGTACATAGAGATTTGAAAGTTTCAAATCTCCTTATGACAGACAAAGGATGTGTAAAAATTGCTGATTTTGGATTAGCTAGGTGGTTTGGTTTACCTTTAAAACCAATGACCCCTAGGGTAGTAACATTATGGTATAGAGCACCAGAGTTGTTATTACAAGCTAAAACTCAAACAACTTCTGTCGATATGTGGGCTGCAGGTTGTATTTTGG GGGAACTACTTGGACATCGGCCTTTATTGCCTGGACGATCAGAAATCGCACAATTAGAATTAATTGTTGACTTGCTAGGCACACCAAGCGAAGCAATTTGGCCTGAGTTTAATACACTTCCAGCGCTACAGAACTTTACATTAAAACAGCAACCATATAATAATTTGAAACAAAGGTTTCCATGGTTAAGTGCCGCTGGTTTgagattattaaatttcttattcaTGTATGATCCAAAAAAGAGAGCCACTGCAGAAGAATGTTTACAAAGTAGCTACTTCAAAGAAGCTCCCTTAC TGAATAACAACATTCACGTAAATTGA
- the LOC126919822 gene encoding BTB/POZ domain-containing protein 9-like isoform X2, translating into MSICAARSQYFRALLFGGLKESTQHEIELKDANLTGFKGLLEYIYTGRMSLTDRREEVVLDILGLAHLYGFSELEASISDYLREILNIKNVCLIFGAALLYRLEFLTKVCHEYMDEHACEVIQHDSFLQLSADALNELVSRDSFYAPEIDIFLAVRAWVNANPDADGKTVLDKVRLNLVSITDLLNVVRPTGLISPEAILDAIAARTQTRDSDLNYRGRLLIDVNVAQPTYGAQVLQGEMRSYLLDGYTNNYDMERGYTRHTITESREHGILVKLGTQCIINHVKMLLWDKDMRSYSYYLEVSMDQKNWVRVIDYTEYFCRSWQYLYFEPRIVLYIRIVGTNNTVNKVFHLVSFEAYYTNHTEKLYNGFVIPTRNVATMDQSATVTEGVCRSRNALLNGDTSNYDWDSGYTCHQVGSGSILIQLGQPYIIDSMRLLLWDCDDRSYSYYIEVSGNSWSWVLVGDKTREACRSWQTIHFEPARPVVFIRIVGTHNTANEVFHCVHFECPAQTNDKVASKSLMHKEKQLKTHDSTIWSVSLPPETATEAVNIDQEEINSTDSNIF; encoded by the exons ATGAGCATTTGTG CTGCACGTAGCCAATATTTCAGAGCTCTTTTGTTTGGAGGTTTAAAAGAATCTACACAACATGAAATTGAGTTAAAAGATGCTAATTTGACTGGGTTTAAAGGCCTACTTGAGTACATATATACAGGACGAATGTCTCTTACAGACCGACGTGAAGAG GTTGTGTTGGATATTCTTGGATTAGCACATCTTTATGGATTTTCAGAATTGGAAGCTTCTATATCAGATTATCTtagagaaatattaaatataaaaaatgtctGCCTCATATTTGGCGCAGCACTTCTTTATCGACTAGAATTTCTTACCAAG GTTTGTCATGAATACATGGATGAACATGCATGTGAAGTAATTCAACATGACAGCTTTTTGCAATTAAGTGCTGATGCTTTGAATGAACTTGTCTCAAGAGATTCCTTTTATGCACCAGAGATTGATATCTTTTTAGCTGTACGAGCATGGGTAAATGCAAATCCTGATGCAGATGGCAAAACTGTGTTAG ATAAGGTACGATTAAACTTAGTTTCAATCACGGATCTTTTAAATGTTGTTCGCCCAACTGGATTAATTTCTCCGGAAGCAATCTTAGATGCAATAGCTGCAAGAACGCAAACACGTGATTCAGATCTTAATTATCGTGGTCGACTACTTATTGATGTAAATGTTGCTCAACCTACATATGGTGCTCAAGTCCTACAGGGTGAAATGCGTAGCTATCTTTTAGATGGCTATACAAATAATTATGATATGGAACGAGG GTATACCAGACACACTATTACTGAATCACGAGAACATGGTATTTTAGTCAAGTTAGGAACTCAATGCATCATCAACCATGTAAAAATGTTGCTTTGGGATAAAGATATGCGTTCATATTCTTACTATTTAGaa GTATCCATGGATCAAAAAAATTGGGTTCGAGTTATTGATTATACAGAATACTTCTGTCGTAGTTGGCAATACTTATACTTTGAACCAAGAATAGTTCTTTATATTCGTATTGTTGGGACAAATAATACCGTAAACAAA gTTTTTCATCTTGTAAGTTTTGAAGCATATTATACAAATCATACAGAAAAGCTCTATAATGGTTTTGTTATTCCAACACGAAATGTTGCTACTATGGATCAAAGTGCAACTGTTACAGAAGGTGTTTGTAG ATCTCGGAATGCTCTCTTAAATGGTGATACATCAAATTATGATTGGGATAGTGGTTACACATGTCATCAAGTTGGATCTGGTtctattttaatacaacttggACAACCGTACATTATAGATTCTATGcg aTTACTACTTTGGGATTGCGATGATCGTTCGTATTCTTATTATATAGAGGTATCCGGTAATTCTTGGAGTTGGGTTCTAGTTGGTGATAAAACCAGAGAAGCTTGTCGTTCGTGGCAAACAATACACTTTGAACCTGCTCGTCCTGTCGTTTTTATACGTATTGTTGGAACACACAATACAGCAAATGAG GTTTTTCACTGTGTCCATTTTGAATGCCCTGCTCAAACAAATGATAAAGTTGCAAGTAAATCATTGATGCACAAAGAAAAGCAATTAAAAACTCACGATTCTACGATTTGGTCAGTGTCACTACCCCCAGAAACAGCTACAGAAGCAGTTAATATTGATcaagaagaaataaattctaCAGATAGCAATATTTTTTAA
- the LOC126919822 gene encoding BTB/POZ domain-containing protein 9-like isoform X1 — protein MSSHHELNISVEYPISGDINHINTLSEDIGALYLSDDYSDVTLIVGGQRFNSHKIILAARSQYFRALLFGGLKESTQHEIELKDANLTGFKGLLEYIYTGRMSLTDRREEVVLDILGLAHLYGFSELEASISDYLREILNIKNVCLIFGAALLYRLEFLTKVCHEYMDEHACEVIQHDSFLQLSADALNELVSRDSFYAPEIDIFLAVRAWVNANPDADGKTVLDKVRLNLVSITDLLNVVRPTGLISPEAILDAIAARTQTRDSDLNYRGRLLIDVNVAQPTYGAQVLQGEMRSYLLDGYTNNYDMERGYTRHTITESREHGILVKLGTQCIINHVKMLLWDKDMRSYSYYLEVSMDQKNWVRVIDYTEYFCRSWQYLYFEPRIVLYIRIVGTNNTVNKVFHLVSFEAYYTNHTEKLYNGFVIPTRNVATMDQSATVTEGVCRSRNALLNGDTSNYDWDSGYTCHQVGSGSILIQLGQPYIIDSMRLLLWDCDDRSYSYYIEVSGNSWSWVLVGDKTREACRSWQTIHFEPARPVVFIRIVGTHNTANEVFHCVHFECPAQTNDKVASKSLMHKEKQLKTHDSTIWSVSLPPETATEAVNIDQEEINSTDSNIF, from the exons ATGAGTTCTCACCATGAATTAAATATATCAGTAGAATATCCAATTTCTGGTGACATAAATCATATTAACACACTTTCTGAGGATATTGGTGCTCTCTATCTCTCAGACGATTATTCAGATGTAACTTTAATTGTTGGTGGACAAAGATTTAATAGCCACAAAATCATTTTAGCTGCACGTAGCCAATATTTCAGAGCTCTTTTGTTTGGAGGTTTAAAAGAATCTACACAACATGAAATTGAGTTAAAAGATGCTAATTTGACTGGGTTTAAAGGCCTACTTGAGTACATATATACAGGACGAATGTCTCTTACAGACCGACGTGAAGAG GTTGTGTTGGATATTCTTGGATTAGCACATCTTTATGGATTTTCAGAATTGGAAGCTTCTATATCAGATTATCTtagagaaatattaaatataaaaaatgtctGCCTCATATTTGGCGCAGCACTTCTTTATCGACTAGAATTTCTTACCAAG GTTTGTCATGAATACATGGATGAACATGCATGTGAAGTAATTCAACATGACAGCTTTTTGCAATTAAGTGCTGATGCTTTGAATGAACTTGTCTCAAGAGATTCCTTTTATGCACCAGAGATTGATATCTTTTTAGCTGTACGAGCATGGGTAAATGCAAATCCTGATGCAGATGGCAAAACTGTGTTAG ATAAGGTACGATTAAACTTAGTTTCAATCACGGATCTTTTAAATGTTGTTCGCCCAACTGGATTAATTTCTCCGGAAGCAATCTTAGATGCAATAGCTGCAAGAACGCAAACACGTGATTCAGATCTTAATTATCGTGGTCGACTACTTATTGATGTAAATGTTGCTCAACCTACATATGGTGCTCAAGTCCTACAGGGTGAAATGCGTAGCTATCTTTTAGATGGCTATACAAATAATTATGATATGGAACGAGG GTATACCAGACACACTATTACTGAATCACGAGAACATGGTATTTTAGTCAAGTTAGGAACTCAATGCATCATCAACCATGTAAAAATGTTGCTTTGGGATAAAGATATGCGTTCATATTCTTACTATTTAGaa GTATCCATGGATCAAAAAAATTGGGTTCGAGTTATTGATTATACAGAATACTTCTGTCGTAGTTGGCAATACTTATACTTTGAACCAAGAATAGTTCTTTATATTCGTATTGTTGGGACAAATAATACCGTAAACAAA gTTTTTCATCTTGTAAGTTTTGAAGCATATTATACAAATCATACAGAAAAGCTCTATAATGGTTTTGTTATTCCAACACGAAATGTTGCTACTATGGATCAAAGTGCAACTGTTACAGAAGGTGTTTGTAG ATCTCGGAATGCTCTCTTAAATGGTGATACATCAAATTATGATTGGGATAGTGGTTACACATGTCATCAAGTTGGATCTGGTtctattttaatacaacttggACAACCGTACATTATAGATTCTATGcg aTTACTACTTTGGGATTGCGATGATCGTTCGTATTCTTATTATATAGAGGTATCCGGTAATTCTTGGAGTTGGGTTCTAGTTGGTGATAAAACCAGAGAAGCTTGTCGTTCGTGGCAAACAATACACTTTGAACCTGCTCGTCCTGTCGTTTTTATACGTATTGTTGGAACACACAATACAGCAAATGAG GTTTTTCACTGTGTCCATTTTGAATGCCCTGCTCAAACAAATGATAAAGTTGCAAGTAAATCATTGATGCACAAAGAAAAGCAATTAAAAACTCACGATTCTACGATTTGGTCAGTGTCACTACCCCCAGAAACAGCTACAGAAGCAGTTAATATTGATcaagaagaaataaattctaCAGATAGCAATATTTTTTAA
- the LOC126919822 gene encoding BTB/POZ domain-containing protein 9-like isoform X3 has protein sequence MSLTDRREEVVLDILGLAHLYGFSELEASISDYLREILNIKNVCLIFGAALLYRLEFLTKVCHEYMDEHACEVIQHDSFLQLSADALNELVSRDSFYAPEIDIFLAVRAWVNANPDADGKTVLDKVRLNLVSITDLLNVVRPTGLISPEAILDAIAARTQTRDSDLNYRGRLLIDVNVAQPTYGAQVLQGEMRSYLLDGYTNNYDMERGYTRHTITESREHGILVKLGTQCIINHVKMLLWDKDMRSYSYYLEVSMDQKNWVRVIDYTEYFCRSWQYLYFEPRIVLYIRIVGTNNTVNKVFHLVSFEAYYTNHTEKLYNGFVIPTRNVATMDQSATVTEGVCRSRNALLNGDTSNYDWDSGYTCHQVGSGSILIQLGQPYIIDSMRLLLWDCDDRSYSYYIEVSGNSWSWVLVGDKTREACRSWQTIHFEPARPVVFIRIVGTHNTANEVFHCVHFECPAQTNDKVASKSLMHKEKQLKTHDSTIWSVSLPPETATEAVNIDQEEINSTDSNIF, from the exons ATGTCTCTTACAGACCGACGTGAAGAG GTTGTGTTGGATATTCTTGGATTAGCACATCTTTATGGATTTTCAGAATTGGAAGCTTCTATATCAGATTATCTtagagaaatattaaatataaaaaatgtctGCCTCATATTTGGCGCAGCACTTCTTTATCGACTAGAATTTCTTACCAAG GTTTGTCATGAATACATGGATGAACATGCATGTGAAGTAATTCAACATGACAGCTTTTTGCAATTAAGTGCTGATGCTTTGAATGAACTTGTCTCAAGAGATTCCTTTTATGCACCAGAGATTGATATCTTTTTAGCTGTACGAGCATGGGTAAATGCAAATCCTGATGCAGATGGCAAAACTGTGTTAG ATAAGGTACGATTAAACTTAGTTTCAATCACGGATCTTTTAAATGTTGTTCGCCCAACTGGATTAATTTCTCCGGAAGCAATCTTAGATGCAATAGCTGCAAGAACGCAAACACGTGATTCAGATCTTAATTATCGTGGTCGACTACTTATTGATGTAAATGTTGCTCAACCTACATATGGTGCTCAAGTCCTACAGGGTGAAATGCGTAGCTATCTTTTAGATGGCTATACAAATAATTATGATATGGAACGAGG GTATACCAGACACACTATTACTGAATCACGAGAACATGGTATTTTAGTCAAGTTAGGAACTCAATGCATCATCAACCATGTAAAAATGTTGCTTTGGGATAAAGATATGCGTTCATATTCTTACTATTTAGaa GTATCCATGGATCAAAAAAATTGGGTTCGAGTTATTGATTATACAGAATACTTCTGTCGTAGTTGGCAATACTTATACTTTGAACCAAGAATAGTTCTTTATATTCGTATTGTTGGGACAAATAATACCGTAAACAAA gTTTTTCATCTTGTAAGTTTTGAAGCATATTATACAAATCATACAGAAAAGCTCTATAATGGTTTTGTTATTCCAACACGAAATGTTGCTACTATGGATCAAAGTGCAACTGTTACAGAAGGTGTTTGTAG ATCTCGGAATGCTCTCTTAAATGGTGATACATCAAATTATGATTGGGATAGTGGTTACACATGTCATCAAGTTGGATCTGGTtctattttaatacaacttggACAACCGTACATTATAGATTCTATGcg aTTACTACTTTGGGATTGCGATGATCGTTCGTATTCTTATTATATAGAGGTATCCGGTAATTCTTGGAGTTGGGTTCTAGTTGGTGATAAAACCAGAGAAGCTTGTCGTTCGTGGCAAACAATACACTTTGAACCTGCTCGTCCTGTCGTTTTTATACGTATTGTTGGAACACACAATACAGCAAATGAG GTTTTTCACTGTGTCCATTTTGAATGCCCTGCTCAAACAAATGATAAAGTTGCAAGTAAATCATTGATGCACAAAGAAAAGCAATTAAAAACTCACGATTCTACGATTTGGTCAGTGTCACTACCCCCAGAAACAGCTACAGAAGCAGTTAATATTGATcaagaagaaataaattctaCAGATAGCAATATTTTTTAA